The nucleotide sequence GTACGCGCCCGATCTGATCAAGGACCCGGCGATCCGGCGGATCTCGCGTGACTTCATCTTCTGGACGATGCTGTCGCTCGCGATCCCGCCGCTGGTGGGCGGTCTGGTGACGATGTCGTGGTGGGGCGCGTTCACCGCGTTCTTCTGGGGTTCGCTGGTCCGGGTCGCGCTGCTGCACCACGTGACCTGGTCGATCAACTCGATCTGTCACGCGGTCGGCAAGCGCCCGTTCAAGTCGCGGGACCGCTCGGGCAACGTGTGGTGGCTGGCCGTGCTGTCCTGCGGGGAGTCCTGGCACAACCTGCACCACGCGGACCCGACGTCGGCCCGGCACGGGGTGCTGCGCGGCCAGGTCGACTCCAGTGCGCGGCTGATCCGCTGGTTCGAGCAGGCGGGCTGGGCGTACGACGTGCGCTGGCCTGCGAAGGAGCGCATCGAAGCCCGCCGCCAGAGCGCGCCCGCAGACGCGGCATGATGGAAGACGTGGCGATCGACGGCAGGACCGGCAGCACCGGCAGTGGCGAGCAGAAGCCCCGGCGGGGGCGCCGGGTACGGATGACGGGCGCGGAGCGCCGGGAGCAGCTGCTGGACATCGGCCGGACGCTCTTCGCCGAGAAGGGCTTCGAGGGCACGTCCGTGGAGGAGATCGCGGCGAAGGCCGGGGTCTCCAAGCCGGTGGTGTACGAGCACTTCGGGGGCAAGGAGGGCCTGTACGCGGTCGTCGTCGACCGGGAGATGCGCCAGCTGCTCGACGGGGTGACGGGCGCGCTGACGGCGGGGCATCCGCGGGAGCTCCTGGAGCAGGCGGCGTTCGCGCTGCTCGACTACATCGAGAACTACACGGACGGTTTCCGGATTCTCGTACGGGACTCTCCGGTGGCGCAGTCGACGGGCACGTTCGCGTCGCTGATCAGTGACATCGCCACGCAGGTGGAGGACATCCTGGGCCTGGAGTTCAAGGCCCGGGGCTTCGACCCGAAGCTGGCGCCGCTGTACGCGCAGGCGCTGGTGGGCAGTGTGGCGCTGACCGGTCAGTGGTGGCTGGACGTCCGCAAGCCGAAGAAGGCGGAGGTCGCGGCGCATCTGGTGAACCTGGCGTGGCACGGCCTGGACGGTCTGGAGCCGAAGCCGCGGCTGATAGGGCACCGCAAGAGCTAGGCCGGTGCGGCCCGGTGGGGATATCTCGTTGATTCCCTGTCGTACCCGGGGGATATGCTCCGCGTACATCCGGTGGGGGGTCCGCCTTTCGCACGTGCGTTCCGCCGTGCCCGGCGTCAGACCCCTCGTTCCGGTCAACGGACATTTCTGATCCCTGGGGGGGATCTCTTGCGTTTCCTGAACTCCACGCGTGGCCGCCGCGTCGCCGCCTGCACCGCGCTGGCCCTCTCCGCCGGCATGCTGCTGGCGGGCCCGGCGTCGGCCGGCACGCCGGCCCCGGTGCCTTCGGCCGAGAAGAAGGCGTCCGCCTTCACGCCGCCGACGCTGCACCTCCCGAAGAAGGACGGCGCCCGTGCGGGTGCCGCCGCCGCGGGGGGCGTCCCGCTGACGCTGTCCGACCTGGACCAGGACGGCATCGACGACCTGATCTTCCGCGCGGTGGACGGCGAGCTGTACTCCAGCCCGTCCACGGCCGCCAACAGCACCTTCGACCTGTTCCGCTTCGAGGACGTCCCGAAGGACATCATCCCGATCGGCAACCAGGGCGGGAACACGGCCGAGCCGGAGGTGCTCGTCCTCTCGGAGAACGGCACCCTCACCCTCTACAGCGACGCCGACCCGGCCGGCACCCCGTACTCCTCGGTGGTCGGCGGCGGCTGGCAGGTCTACAACAAGGTCGTGTCGCCCGGCGACGTGAACGGTGACGGCCGCGCCGACGTGGTCGCCCGCACCCTGGACGGCGCGCTGTACCTGTACCTGGGCACCGGCAGCTCCTCGCAGCCGCTCTCTCCCCGTACGCCGATCGGCGGCGGCTGGAACATGTACGACCAGCTGGTGGGCCTCGGCGACGCCAACGGCGACGGCAACGCCGACCTGTACGCCCGCGACACCGTCGGCACCGGCACTCTGTGGTTCTACCCGGGCACCGGTGACAAGACGAAGCCGTTCGGCACCCGCAAGTCCGTCGGCGGCGGCTGGAACCTCTACAACCAGATCCTGCCCGGCGGGGGCGGCGACGTGATCGCCCGGGACGCCGTGGGCACGCTGTTCTACTACCGCGCCAACGGCAACGGGACCCTGGCCGCGCGCCAGCCGTTCTCCGCGACGGGCGACACGGCGGGCATCACGCAGTTCGCGGGCGCCGGCAACATCCCGTACACCGGCAAGGGCGGCGTCGCCGCGACGACCCCGGGCGGGGCGCTGTACTACTACGGCAACTCGACCACCGGGAAGCTGGAGTCCCGCTACCACGTCGAGAACGCGGGCGACGTCCGCGGGCTGTCCTTCGCGAACCTGTCCTCGCTGAACGCGGACGGTTTCTCGGACCTCGCCGTGCGGGTCGACGGCGACCCCGACGGCACCCTGTGGATCGAGGCCGCGGAGATCGGCGGCGGCTGGGGGATCTACAACGCGCTCGTCGGTCCCGGTGACCTGAGCGGTGACGGCAAGGGCGACCTGCTCGCCCGGGACCGTTCCGGCGTGCTGTACCTCTACAAGGGCGACGGCAAGGGTTCGGGCTTCGCAGGGCGGATCAGGGTCGGCAGCGGCTGGGGCGCGTACAACGCGATCCTCGGCGCGGGCGACTACACCGGTGACGGCCGCACGGACCTCGTGGCCCGCACCTCGGGCGGCGACCTGTACCTGTACGCGGGCACGGGCGTCGCGGCCTCCCCGTTCAAGTCCCGGGTGAAGATCGGCTCCGGCTGGAACACGTACTCCAAGCTGATCGCGCCGGGCGACCTGAACGCCGACGGCAAGGGCGACCTGCTGGGCACCGCGTCCAACGGCGACGTGTACCGCTACCTGGGCACGAGCCCGGGCAAGTTCTCCGCGCGGGCCAGGATCGGCACCGGCTTCGGGATCTACAACTCCCTGTCGTAGCCGTCCCGGCGGCGCACGCGGACGCCCCGCACCGAGGTTCCGGTGCGGGGCGTCCGCGCGTCTCAGGAGCTCTTGCGGGCCACCGCGAAGATGCGCCGGAAGGGGAAGACCGTGCCGTACGGGCCGGGCGGGTAGGCCTCGCGCAGCAGGTCGCGGTACTGGCCGAGGAAGGCGTCGACCGCCTCCTGGTCGTCGCCCAGGGCGGTGAGGACGGGCCGCAGCGCCGTGCCCTTGACCCAGTCGAGGACGGGGTCCTCGCCCTGGAGCAGCTGGCAGTACGTGGTCTCCCAGACATCCGTCTCGCAGCCGAGGTCGGTGAGGCGGGTGAGGTAGTCGGAGGCGTCGAGGATGTGGACGAAGCGGCGGCCCTGGTCGCCGAGGCGGGCGCGCCATTCCGGGGTCTCGCAGAGCTGGCCGAGCAGGGCGTGGCTGGGTGAGGTGAAGTTGCCGGGGACCTGGAAGGCGAGGGTGCCGCCGGGGCGGAGTCCGTCGATCCAGGCGGCGAAGGACTCGGGGTGGTTGGGCACCCATTGGAGGGCCGCGTTGGAGACGATCAGGTCGTAGGGCTCGGTGGGGGTCCAGTGGGCGGCGTCGGCGGGACGGAAGTCGATCCAGCCCCCGCCGCGGGTGGTGCCGGACCAGTCCTTCCCCGCCCGCTCCAGCATGTCGGGCGAGAGGTCGAATCCGGTGATGTGGGCGTCGGCCCAGCGGTCGGCGAGGAGGACCGTCACGTTTCCCGGGCCGCAGCCCAGGTCGGCGATGCGGGCGGGGCGGTCCTGGGCGGGCAGGTGCGGTATTCGGGCGAGCAGGTCGAGGAACGGCCGGGTCCGGTGGCCGGAGTGCCGGAGGTACTGCTGCGGATCCCACGTCGGTGCGGACGGTGCGGCGGTTTCCACGGAATGCATGTTCGAAGCCCCCTTGCTGGAACGAGTTACCGAAGCGGAACGGAGTTCCGGCCGGGTCCCTTCCCCATAGTCCAGGGAAATATATCTCCATATCAAGATACTCGACATCGAGAAACTCGAACCCAAGAGACTTTATGTCAACAGACCCTCTACACTGATCGTCATGGAGGACGAGGTCGACCGACTGGTCGCAGCATGGCGCCGCGAGCGCCCCGACCTCGACGTGGAACCGCTCGAGGTGCTCAGCCGCGTCTCACGGCTCGCCCGGCACCTCGACCGCGCCCGTCGGCTCGCCTTCTCCGAGCACCAGCTGGAGCCCTGGGAGTTCGACGTCCTCACCTCGCTCCGCCGGGCCGGCGCGCCCTACCAGCTCTCCCCCGGCCAGCTCCTGACCCAGACCCTGGTCACCTCGGGCACCATGACCAACCGCATCGACCGGCTCACCAAGAAGGGCCTCGTCGAACGGCTCCCCGACCCCAGCGACCGGCGGGGCGTCCTGGTCCGGCTCACCGCCGAGGGCCGCGACCGCGCCGACGAGGCGCTCGCCGGACTCCTCGCCCAGGAGCGCGCCATCCTGGCCCAGCTCTCCCGCGGCCAGCGCGGTGAACTCGCCGCGTTGCTACGCCAGCTGACCGCCCCGTTCGACAACGTCCCCGGCTAGCCCGGGCCCCGGGATCGCGGCCAGCGGCGCCTCGCCCAGCTGCGCCGGGCCCACCCCCGCCCGGCGGGCCAGCGCCACCGCCGCCAGGGTCGAGTGCACGCCCAGCTTCCCCAGCACGTTCTGCATGTGGGTGCGGACCGTGTGCGGGGACAGGAAGAGACGCTCGGCGACCGCCTTGCGGCCCAGGCCCGCGACCATGCAGCGCAGCACCTCCCGCTCCCGCGGGGTCAGCGACTCCACCAGGCGCTCGCTGTCCGTCCGGTGCTTGCGGGCCGCCGTCAGCTCCCGCAGGACGCCGGTGAGCAGCGCGGGCGGCAGGTGCGTCTCGTCGCGCAGCACCCCCCGGACCACCGCGAGGAGCCGCTGGAGCGAGCAGTCCTTCGCCACCCAGCCGGAGGCCCCGGCCTGGAGGGCGAGCGCGGCGCGGTGCGGGTCGTCCTTCTCCGCCAGGACGACGGTACGGACCGAGGGCTGGACCCCGCGCACCCCCGCGACCAGGGAGATCCCGTCGACGGCGCCCTCGGGGTCGTCCGGCACCGCGCGGGCCACGGCCCCGACGGGACCGGCGCCGAGCTCGGCGTCGACGAGCAGCACGTCGAACCTGCGGCCCTCCGCGGCGCCGCGCTCCAGGCAGCGCAGGGCGGCCGGGCCGCTTCCCGCGGCGGCGACGTCGACATCGGGCTCCGCGGCGAGCGCGGCGGCCAGCGATTCGGCGAAGACGCGGTGGTCGTCCACCACGAGGACACGGATACGTGCCACGGACACCCCCAAGTGTCGAGGAACGGAACCGACGCGGGCACGGCGCCGGAGGCGGGTCCGTCATACGCGCGGCCGCCGCCGTGCGTTGACTGTTACCCCGCTACCGGCGCCGTACCCGACCGGGTGTCGCCCCCTGAACAGCACCGGCCCCCACCGGCGCTGCCCCTCAGAGTAGGGGCGGGGCGTCGCGGTGGGGGCCGATTCGCGGAACTGTCCGAAGTCGTACGGGCGTACGCGGGGTGCCGTACCGGGGCGAACGGGGTGTCAGAGCCGGCGCGCACCCGCCGAGGGGACGGCCGGGAAGACGCCGGGGGCCGCGTGTCCGGCCTCGGTGAAGGCCTTCGTCACGGCGGTGGCCACCTCGTCGGCGCGGTCGGTGTCGACGAGGACGAGGGCGGAGCCGCCGAAGCCGCCGCCGGTCATCCGGGCGCCCAGCGCCCCGGCGGCATCGGCCGCCTCGACGACCAGGTCCAACTCCGGGCACGAGACCCGCAGGTCGTCCCGGAGGGAGGCGTGGCCCTCGGTCAGGACGGGGCCGACCGCCCGGACGTCCCCGGCGTCGAGCAGCGCGATCGTCCGCTCGACGCGGGCGTTGTCGGTGACGACGTGCCGCACATAGCGCCGGATCGTCTCGTCGCCCAGACGTGCGAGGGCTTCGGGCAGATGCGCGGCGCTCACGTCACGCAGGGACCGGGCGCCGAGCGCCCGCGCGCCGGCTTCGCAACCGGCGCGCCGCTCGGCGTACGCGCCGTCCCCGAGCGCGTGTTTCACCCGGGTGTCGACGACGAGCAGCCGCAGCCCCTCCCGGGCCAGGTCGAAGGGGACCTGGCGGCAGGAGAGGTCCCGGGTGTCCAGGTGGAGGGCGTGGCCCTCCTCCGCGCAGGCCGAGGCCATCTGGTCCATGACGCCGCAGGGGACGCCGACGAAGGCGTTCTCGGCGCGCTGGGCGAGCCGGGCGAGTGCGGGCCGGGAGAGGCCGAGGCCGAACAGGTCGTTCAGGGCGAGCGCGGTGACGACTTCGAGGGCCGCCGAGGAGGAGAGCCCGGCGCCGGTCGGCACGGTCGAGGTGAGGTGGACGTCGGCGCCGGCGACCGGGTGCCCGGCCTCCCGCAGCGCCCAGACGACACCGGCCGGGTAGGCCGCCCAGCCGCCGCCGGAGAGCGGTTCGAGGGCGTCGACGGTCAGCTGGACGATGCCGCCGTCGACGTCGGCGGAGTGCAGGCGCAGCACCCCGTCGTCGCGGCGGGAGACGGCGGCGACGGTGGTGTGCGGCAGCGCGAGCGGCAGCACGAAGCCGTCGTTGAAGTCGGTGTACTCACCGATGAGGTTGACCCGGCCCGGGGCGGCCCAGACGCCGTCGGGGGCGGTGCCGTAGAGCGCCTCGAAGTCGGCGGCGACGGTCATGCGTGGTCCCTCTCCTGCCGTGCCCGGGCGAACGCCCAGGCGTCGGCGACGACATCGGCCAGGTCGGGGCGGGACGGCGTCCAGCCGAGCCGCTCGCGGGCCGCCTCGGCGGAGGCGACGAGGACGGCGGGGTCGCCGGCCCGGCGCGGGGCGGTGATCTCGGGGATCGGGTGCCCGGTGACCTTGCGGACGGTCTCGACGACCTCGCGGACGGAGAAGCCGTTGCCGTTGCCGAGGTTGCAGATCAGGTGCTCCCCGGCGGGGACGCCGCCGGCCGTCATCGCGTCCAGCGCCAGGAGGTGGGCCTCGGCCAGGTCGGCGACGTGGATGTAGTCGCGGACGCAGGTGCCGTCGGGGGTGGGGTAGTCCTCGCCGTACACGGAGATCGCCTCGCGGTCGCCGAGGGCGACCTGGAGGACGAGCGGGACGAGGTGCGACTCGGGCGCGTGGCGTTCGCCGAGGGAGCCGTACGCCCCGGCGACGTTGAAGTAGCGCAGCGAGACGGCGGAGAGGCCGTGGGCGGCGCACTCGCCGCCGATCATGTGGTCGACGGCGAGCTTGCTCGCCCCGTAGGGGCTGGTGGGGGCGGTGGCCGCGGTCTCGGTGATCGGTACGGACGCCGGTTCGCCGTAGGTCGCGGCGGTGGAGGAGAAGACCAGCCGGCGGACTCCGGCGGCGCGCATCGCGGCGAGCAGGGCCATGGTGCCGCCGACGTTGTTCTCCCAGTACTTCTCGGGCCGGGTGACGGACTCGCCGACCTGGGAGTAGGCGGCGAAGTGCAGGACGGCGTCGTAGGAGCCGTCCAGCCACCGGGCCGCGTCCTGGACGCGGCCCCGGACGAACTCGGCGCCGGCCGGGACGGCTTCGGCGAAGCCGGTGGAGAGGTCGTCGAGGACGGTGACCCGGTGGCCCCGCTCCAGGAGGTGGGCGGCGACGACGCTGCCCACGTATCCGGCCCCGCCGGTCACCAGGTACCTCTGTGTCATGCGCTTGCCACCTCTCGGATGCGCCGGGCCGCGTCCTCCGGCCGTACGTCGTTCATGAAGGCGTCCATGCCGGACTCGGTGCCGGCGAGGAACTTCAGCTTGCCGGAGGCCCGTCGGACGGTGAAGAGCTCCAGGTGGAGCCCGAAGTCCTCGCGCCGGGCGTCCGTGAACGGCGCCTGGTGCCAGGCGGCGATGTAGGGCGTCGGCGGCTCGTCCGGGCCGAAGATCCGGTCGAAGCGCCTCAAGAGTTCCAGGTAGACCTGTGCGCACTCTGTGCGGGCGGCGCCGTCGAGGGCGAGGAGGTCGGGCACCCGCCGCTTGGGGTGGAGGTGCACCTCGTACGGCCAGTGCGCGGCGTACGGCACGAAGGCGATCCAGTGCTCGGTCTCCAGGACGACCCGGTCGCCGTCGGCGCGCTCGCGGTCGACGACGTCGTCGAAGAGGTTCCGTCCGGTCTCGGCCCGGTGCTCGTCGATCCGGCGGCGCATGGCGGCCGTCCGGGGGGTGACGTAGGGGAAGGCGTAGATCTGGCCGTGCGCGTGGGGCAGCGTGACGCCGATCTCGGCGCCCCGGTTCTCGAAGCAGTAGACCTGCTCGACGCCGGGGAGCGCGGAGAGCGCGCCGGTGCGGTCCGTCCAGGCGTCGAGGACGAGGGAGACCCGTTCCTCGGTGAGGTCGGCGAAGGACTGGGTGTGGTCGTCGGTGAAGCAGACGACCTCGCAGCGGCCGACGCCGCCGGAGAGGGAGGGGAAGCGGTTCTCGAAGACCGCGACCTCGTAGCTCTGCTCGGGGATCTCGCTCTCGCGGCCGTCCCGGGCGGGGCAGAGCGGGCAGGCGTCGGCCGGCGGGTGGTAGGTGCGGGCCTGCCGGTGCGAGGCGATGGCGACGTGGTCGCCGGTGAGGGCGTCGAGGCGGATCTCGGAGCGGGAGTCCACGGGGGTCAGGGGGCGGGGGTCGACGGCGGTGCGGACGGTGTCCCCGCGCGTGTCGTAGTAGATCAACTCGCGCCCGTCGGCGAGCGTGGTGACGGTCTTCTTCACGGATGCCCTCAAAAGAAACGCCGGTATCGAACAGAACCACTCACAAGGAATCACATTCCAACATCGCCGTCAACGGTGAAGCCCGGCCCCGCCCATGACGGAGCCGGCCGGACCCGACCTCAGAAAGACCCGCGCGGCCCCGGCAACGCCCGGTCGAGCAGCCCCGTACGCGCCGCGAGGGCCGCCGCCTCCAGGCGCGAGCCCACCCCCAGCTTCATCAGCACCCGCTGCACATGCGTCCGCGCCGTGCTCGGCGCGATCCCCATCCCCGCCGCGATCAGCCGGGTGTCCTCCCCCTCCGCCACCCGGACGAGGACCTCCACCTCCCGCTGCGTCAGCAGCCGCAGCAGCCGCTGCCCCTCGTCGTCCGGCTGCGCCGAGGGGTGCAGCAGCTCCGCGAAGGCCGACTGCAGCAGCTGCGGCGCCACCGCCGACTCCCCCGCCCGCGCCTTCACCAGGGCCCGCTCGACGCCCTCGATGCGCTCGTCGTGCCGGACGTACCCCGAGGCCCCGGCCGCGAAGGCCGCCGCGATACCGCGCGGCGACGGAACCGGGCCGAGCACCACGACCGCCACCTGCGGCCGCTCCCGCTTGATGCGGACGACCGGGTCGAAGGCCCCCGGCTCGGCGGGGGCCGCCGTGCCGAGCAGACAGACCTCCGGCGCCCGGCTCACCACGAGCTCCGCCGCGCCCGCCACCGGCGCGGCCGCCGCGAGCACCCGGTGCCCGCGCAGCTTCAGCGCCGAGGCCAGCGCCTCCGCGAGCAGCCGGTGGTCGTCCACCACCACGAGCCGTACGCCCATCCCGGTCATCCCCCACATCCTCCGGGCCCGCCGCTCCCCGGCGGCCCTGACCCGGCAAGCTACACGCTCCCCCGCCCGCCATCGCCCCAACCGCGGCCACGGGACCCGCGCGGGCGACGGATTCCCCCTCCCCGGTGACGGACCGGCCCCGTCACCGAAAACGCGCGGGGCCCCTCCGGATCACCGGAGGGGCCCCGCGGGGGTCGTGCGCGCCGTCAGTGCCCGACGCCGTAGGAGACCACCAGGTACCGCTTGTCCGTCGAGCCCGACCTGGCCTTGCTCACCAGGGTGCCCGCGATGAACAGCCGGCCCTCGCCGTAGAGCAGCTCCGCGCCGTTGAGGCTGAAGCTCGTCTCCATCTCGCGGATCGAGCGCTCCCCCGGGTTCTCCAGGAGCAGCGTCTCCTTCATCGTGCCGCCGTTGATCGACACGATCCGGCCGCCCTTGTCGTACGGCGGCTCCTTGTACGCGATGAGGTCGCCGCCGTCCATGCGCAGCGGGACGAGGTTGTACTTGTCGCCCGCGTCCGCCTTCTCCGGCACCGTCCTGCCGGTGGTCAGGTCGAACGCGATGATCTCGTTCGTCTCGTCGCCGTACTCGCCGGTGGAGCCCTCGTGCTCCTCGGTCGGCACGTACAGCCGCCCGTTGCCGACGAGCACGTACTGGCAGGACTCGACCTTGGTCGAGCGGCAGCGGCCCGCGTACTGGTCGGCGTCCGCCGTGATCTTCGCCTTCAGCTTCCCGGTCTTCTCGTCGATCGAGAAGAAGTCCGAGATGCCGCTGCCGTCCCCGGCGGTCTCGCCGACGTCGGCCGCGACGACCAGCGGCTTCGTGGAGACCACCGAGGCGTACTTCACGCCGGTCGGCATCTTGTACTGGGAGATCGGCGCGCCCGACACCGGGTCGAGGTTCTGCACCATCACGTACTGGGAGTCGTACGAGGAACCGCACTTGCGGACCGCGACGAGACCCTCGCCGCCGCCGTACCCCAGGTCGTAGCAGCCCTGGTCGTTGGCCTGGGGCTTCCAGCGCGGGTTGCCGTTGGCGACGTCGAAGGCGGCGCCGCCGTCGGTGCCGCCGGCCGCGACCGTCTTACCGCTGAGCGAGACCTCGGAGAAGCGGACCTTCTGGTCGCCGGCGGTGCCGCCGGTGACCGAGGTGGACCACAGCAGCTTGCCGGTGACGAGGTCGACCATGCCGACCTCGGTGCACTGCTGGAAGTAGCGGGGCGCGACCCGCTTCTTCGCCTCGA is from Streptomyces venezuelae ATCC 10712 and encodes:
- a CDS encoding response regulator transcription factor: MGVRLVVVDDHRLLAEALASALKLRGHRVLAAAAPVAGAAELVVSRAPEVCLLGTAAPAEPGAFDPVVRIKRERPQVAVVVLGPVPSPRGIAAAFAAGASGYVRHDERIEGVERALVKARAGESAVAPQLLQSAFAELLHPSAQPDDEGQRLLRLLTQREVEVLVRVAEGEDTRLIAAGMGIAPSTARTHVQRVLMKLGVGSRLEAAALAARTGLLDRALPGPRGSF
- a CDS encoding LuxR C-terminal-related transcriptional regulator — protein: MARIRVLVVDDHRVFAESLAAALAAEPDVDVAAAGSGPAALRCLERGAAEGRRFDVLLVDAELGAGPVGAVARAVPDDPEGAVDGISLVAGVRGVQPSVRTVVLAEKDDPHRAALALQAGASGWVAKDCSLQRLLAVVRGVLRDETHLPPALLTGVLRELTAARKHRTDSERLVESLTPREREVLRCMVAGLGRKAVAERLFLSPHTVRTHMQNVLGKLGVHSTLAAVALARRAGVGPAQLGEAPLAAIPGPGLAGDVVERGGQLA
- a CDS encoding TetR/AcrR family transcriptional regulator; amino-acid sequence: MEDVAIDGRTGSTGSGEQKPRRGRRVRMTGAERREQLLDIGRTLFAEKGFEGTSVEEIAAKAGVSKPVVYEHFGGKEGLYAVVVDREMRQLLDGVTGALTAGHPRELLEQAAFALLDYIENYTDGFRILVRDSPVAQSTGTFASLISDIATQVEDILGLEFKARGFDPKLAPLYAQALVGSVALTGQWWLDVRKPKKAEVAAHLVNLAWHGLDGLEPKPRLIGHRKS
- the galE gene encoding UDP-glucose 4-epimerase GalE, which produces MTQRYLVTGGAGYVGSVVAAHLLERGHRVTVLDDLSTGFAEAVPAGAEFVRGRVQDAARWLDGSYDAVLHFAAYSQVGESVTRPEKYWENNVGGTMALLAAMRAAGVRRLVFSSTAATYGEPASVPITETAATAPTSPYGASKLAVDHMIGGECAAHGLSAVSLRYFNVAGAYGSLGERHAPESHLVPLVLQVALGDREAISVYGEDYPTPDGTCVRDYIHVADLAEAHLLALDAMTAGGVPAGEHLICNLGNGNGFSVREVVETVRKVTGHPIPEITAPRRAGDPAVLVASAEAARERLGWTPSRPDLADVVADAWAFARARQERDHA
- a CDS encoding FG-GAP repeat domain-containing protein, with the protein product MRFLNSTRGRRVAACTALALSAGMLLAGPASAGTPAPVPSAEKKASAFTPPTLHLPKKDGARAGAAAAGGVPLTLSDLDQDGIDDLIFRAVDGELYSSPSTAANSTFDLFRFEDVPKDIIPIGNQGGNTAEPEVLVLSENGTLTLYSDADPAGTPYSSVVGGGWQVYNKVVSPGDVNGDGRADVVARTLDGALYLYLGTGSSSQPLSPRTPIGGGWNMYDQLVGLGDANGDGNADLYARDTVGTGTLWFYPGTGDKTKPFGTRKSVGGGWNLYNQILPGGGGDVIARDAVGTLFYYRANGNGTLAARQPFSATGDTAGITQFAGAGNIPYTGKGGVAATTPGGALYYYGNSTTGKLESRYHVENAGDVRGLSFANLSSLNADGFSDLAVRVDGDPDGTLWIEAAEIGGGWGIYNALVGPGDLSGDGKGDLLARDRSGVLYLYKGDGKGSGFAGRIRVGSGWGAYNAILGAGDYTGDGRTDLVARTSGGDLYLYAGTGVAASPFKSRVKIGSGWNTYSKLIAPGDLNADGKGDLLGTASNGDVYRYLGTSPGKFSARARIGTGFGIYNSLS
- a CDS encoding trans-aconitate 2-methyltransferase, yielding MHSVETAAPSAPTWDPQQYLRHSGHRTRPFLDLLARIPHLPAQDRPARIADLGCGPGNVTVLLADRWADAHITGFDLSPDMLERAGKDWSGTTRGGGWIDFRPADAAHWTPTEPYDLIVSNAALQWVPNHPESFAAWIDGLRPGGTLAFQVPGNFTSPSHALLGQLCETPEWRARLGDQGRRFVHILDASDYLTRLTDLGCETDVWETTYCQLLQGEDPVLDWVKGTALRPVLTALGDDQEAVDAFLGQYRDLLREAYPPGPYGTVFPFRRIFAVARKSS
- the galK gene encoding galactokinase, giving the protein MTVAADFEALYGTAPDGVWAAPGRVNLIGEYTDFNDGFVLPLALPHTTVAAVSRRDDGVLRLHSADVDGGIVQLTVDALEPLSGGGWAAYPAGVVWALREAGHPVAGADVHLTSTVPTGAGLSSSAALEVVTALALNDLFGLGLSRPALARLAQRAENAFVGVPCGVMDQMASACAEEGHALHLDTRDLSCRQVPFDLAREGLRLLVVDTRVKHALGDGAYAERRAGCEAGARALGARSLRDVSAAHLPEALARLGDETIRRYVRHVVTDNARVERTIALLDAGDVRAVGPVLTEGHASLRDDLRVSCPELDLVVEAADAAGALGARMTGGGFGGSALVLVDTDRADEVATAVTKAFTEAGHAAPGVFPAVPSAGARRL
- a CDS encoding PQQ-binding-like beta-propeller repeat protein, yielding MTQPPPPPPNQPPDPPQGGFGAPTPPPPQQPEPGYGYPQPPQSAPGYGYPQQPEPGYGYPQQPQPDPGQGYPQQPPTQPQQPYGGGYQQPAQPPYGYPAPQQPPYGGYQQPAPTTVQAPVAGGGRGKLSAQLQIVIAAVVAVVLIVGAGIWYANSGGGEGKDDEAKGTGGTSQGTGGGDGGKTGGANSGLGGDGKEKASANTSAKLAFSVPAPTVPDVTDFSGSWLTDKAYVKTGLNSVVGYDRDKGTVLWTLPLTGQVCGASRHKTADNKVPILFEAKKRVAPRYFQQCTEVGMVDLVTGKLLWSTSVTGGTAGDQKVRFSEVSLSGKTVAAGGTDGGAAFDVANGNPRWKPQANDQGCYDLGYGGGEGLVAVRKCGSSYDSQYVMVQNLDPVSGAPISQYKMPTGVKYASVVSTKPLVVAADVGETAGDGSGISDFFSIDEKTGKLKAKITADADQYAGRCRSTKVESCQYVLVGNGRLYVPTEEHEGSTGEYGDETNEIIAFDLTTGRTVPEKADAGDKYNLVPLRMDGGDLIAYKEPPYDKGGRIVSINGGTMKETLLLENPGERSIREMETSFSLNGAELLYGEGRLFIAGTLVSKARSGSTDKRYLVVSYGVGH
- the galT gene encoding galactose-1-phosphate uridylyltransferase, whose amino-acid sequence is MKKTVTTLADGRELIYYDTRGDTVRTAVDPRPLTPVDSRSEIRLDALTGDHVAIASHRQARTYHPPADACPLCPARDGRESEIPEQSYEVAVFENRFPSLSGGVGRCEVVCFTDDHTQSFADLTEERVSLVLDAWTDRTGALSALPGVEQVYCFENRGAEIGVTLPHAHGQIYAFPYVTPRTAAMRRRIDEHRAETGRNLFDDVVDRERADGDRVVLETEHWIAFVPYAAHWPYEVHLHPKRRVPDLLALDGAARTECAQVYLELLRRFDRIFGPDEPPTPYIAAWHQAPFTDARREDFGLHLELFTVRRASGKLKFLAGTESGMDAFMNDVRPEDAARRIREVASA
- a CDS encoding MarR family winged helix-turn-helix transcriptional regulator — translated: MEDEVDRLVAAWRRERPDLDVEPLEVLSRVSRLARHLDRARRLAFSEHQLEPWEFDVLTSLRRAGAPYQLSPGQLLTQTLVTSGTMTNRIDRLTKKGLVERLPDPSDRRGVLVRLTAEGRDRADEALAGLLAQERAILAQLSRGQRGELAALLRQLTAPFDNVPG